A stretch of Episyrphus balteatus chromosome 2, idEpiBalt1.1, whole genome shotgun sequence DNA encodes these proteins:
- the LOC129908725 gene encoding diphthine methyltransferase: protein MEIKTLHSLDTEYSADSIEWCPHENFLTYFVCGTYQLEGNTSESSSPPCRRKGRIYLFQFKAKTNEFIELHRLETAAILDMKWLQQENLEFPILAAANALGQIEVFTLENNQLIRKSTFDLNTEFHNLLALSLDWNWAPSSLPVDGRRILSSDSKGDITLLQYNGDNLKKINNWSAHSFEAWICAFDKWDCNRVFTGGDDTFLHAFDIRGPNKILTNKSHIAGVTCLLSHPKQEHILLTGSYDERLRIFDTRSMKQPVSDINLNGGIWRLKPDPYDKNLILAACMYKNFSIVELLDGRSDMKLIAEYNEHESICYGADWCLDTSKENKGELYMATCSFYDHKLCLSKIVENK from the coding sequence ATGGAAATAAAAACTCTCCACTCATTAGACACTGAATATTCAGCCGATTCTATTGAATGGTGTCCACATGAAAACTTTCTTACGTATTTCGTTTGCGGAACATATCAGCTCGAAGGCAACACTTCAGAATCATCTTCGCCCCCATGCCGACGAAAAGGCCGAATTTATCTTTTCCAATTCaaagcaaaaacaaatgaatttattgaattgcATCGCTTAGAAACAGCAGCAATACTTGACATGAAATGGTTACAACAAGAGAACTTGGAATTTCCTATTCTCGCTGCTGCAAACGCACTTGGTCAAATTGAAGTGTTCACTTTGGAGAATAACCAGCTGATACGAAAGTCAACTTTTGATTTGAATACGGAATTTCATAATTTGTTGGCTTTGTCTTTGGATTGGAATTGGGCTCCTTCATCGCTACCAGTTGATGGTAGAAGAATTTTATCCTCCGATTCTAAAGGTGACATCACATTATTACAATATAACGgagataatttgaaaaaaattaacaactgGTCAGCACATAGTTTTGAGGCATGGATATGTGCTTTTGACAAATGGGACTGCAATCGTGTTTTCACCGGAGGTGATGACACATTTTTACATGCCTTCGATATTAGAGGTCCCAATAAAATATTAACCAACAAGTCACACATTGCCGGTGTCACATGTCTACTGAGTCATCCGAAGCAGGAACACATCCTTTTAACTGGAAGTTACGATGAACGCTTGAGAATCTTTGACACGCGATCCATGAAGCAACCAGTGTCCGATATAAACCTCAATGGAGGCATTTGGAGACTGAAGCCTGATCCATATgataaaaatcttattttggCCGCTTGTATGTACAAAAATTTCAGTATTGTTGAATTATTGGATGGAAGAAGTGATATGAAATTGATTGCCGAGTATAATGAGCATGAAAGCATATGCTATGGTGCGGATTGGTGTTTGGATACCAGCAAAGAAAACAAGGGTGAATTGTATATGGCAACTTGCTCGTTTTATGATCACAAATTATGCTTATCGAAAATTGTGGAGAATAAATAG
- the LOC129908724 gene encoding putative mediator of RNA polymerase II transcription subunit 26, giving the protein MESDPNGIKIEPPTEQQYSHLLGLNGANGRLIIDHPSTLLSLAAAQSHHHLPPHLQQHHQQQLHQQQQQQQEQHHLQQQQHSIQHHQQQPTQQPPPLDVSTNSLENTVVGGIPPGPSSLSSLSPYRSITPLSASGKQRWNESPEARARRLARNAERMRERRSRESDDEYRKRLSRNAEANRMRRQNESEMERAMRLVRNAARQRLRRAMETPDQRAKRLQKLAERMRLYRANESPDQRKMRLAEMAARARQRIASETTDERKERLKKLNEYAKKEVTSPRTSLQQDRQQHDQQHQLQHQNQHQSEQQLPSQYQHQTLANSIEYYQNMFMSPSVRPGNVLLSKDSPTAAGQHHQQHQNQQHSLRYNSNSLSLDSESNSLFQQSLYEDHKQSLSQQPSKVPHVTSFGTLASSIEYYQNKFIKKQELPDVNSVKVLPLPLQIDEDKLNKLKSSPNSEEPNSFQHQQQQQQHQVQNPPTPLYNQFSYLSTFPGGSVLNPPPGTSPSPCPSTPTSSQQPSAYYPMYHNGFQLAIAPNTVPPPFTPVHFPQGSSQTPSPSSSQSPSPYNLLTNSTLAAVATTATTSSTTATETPQLQQQLIQDFPKPVRGRPRKLYADNSLPPDLQEEAILRQQKANSLLEQEINQMLAVAAAASSTTTSNNNNNNIKQGRRRGRGQETDEERRIRLDRMAAHQRAVRANESLDQREIRLRNLSARARMKRAQVRATENENERKQRLAKQAEYARLRRLRAQAPENKKLIEERAKQLYAQLHNLTTMPQESTHEQELTLNSSTQNNLTQEQHNLIMLQHQLHPTSSSSAQQQQHHLQQQINVITNGGGGNGEEFAKNPGKDFGQSENNDVLKILEPIIVMKTK; this is encoded by the exons ATGGAATCTGATCCCAATGGGATAAAGATCGAACCACCCACAGAACAACAATATTCGCACTTGCTTGGTTTGAATGGCGCCAATGGGCGCCTTATTATCGATCATCCCTCCACATTGTTGTCGCTTGCCGCTGCACAATCTCACCATCATCTTCCACCGCATCTTCAACAGCACCATCAGCAGCAAttgcatcaacaacaacaacaacaacaagaacaacatcatttacaacaacaacaacattcaaTTCAACATCATCAGCAACAGCCTACGCAACAACCTCCGCCACTGGATGTAAGCACAAATTCACTAGAAAACACTGTAGTTGGTGGCATACCGCCCGGACCAAGCAGTTTATCATCCTTATCGCCATATCGTAGTATTACCCCACTGTCCGCCTCCGGCAAGCAACGCTGGAACGAAAGTCCCGAAGCCCGAGCACGCCGCTTAGCCCGAAATGCTGAAAGAATGCGCGAAAGACGTTCACGTGAATCCGACGACGAGTATCGCAAGCGTCTATCGCGTAATGCCGAAGCGAATCGAATGCGACGACAAAACGAATCCGAAATGGAGCGTGCCATGCGGCTAGTACGAAATGCCGCACGGCAGAGACTACGACGTGCTATGGAAACGCCCGATCAACGGGCCAAACGTCTACAAAAACTTGCCGAACGAATGCGTCTTTATCGTGCTAATGAAAGTCCAGATCAAAGGAAGATGCGGTTAGCTGAGATGGCGGCACGCGCTAGACAGCGCATCGCCAGCGAGACAACGGATGAGCGCAAGGAAAGACTGAAAAAATTGAACGAGTATGCAAAAAAG GAAGTGACTAGTCCTAGAACATCCCTGCAGCAGGATCGGCAGCAGCATGATCAACAACATCAACTCCAACATCAGAATCAACATCAATCGGAACAGCAATTGCCTTCGCAATACCAGCACCAGACATTGGCAAATTCTATTGAATATTATCAAAATATGTTTATGAGCCCATCGGTGCGTCCTGGTAATGTATTGCTTTCAAAAGATTCTCCCACAGCAGCAGGTCAGCATCATCAGCAGCATCAGAATCAACAACATTCGTTGCGGTATAATTCAAATAGTTTATCACTTGATTCCGAATCGAATAGTTTGTTTCAACAAAGTTTATATGAAGATCACAAGCAAAGCTTGTCGCAACAGCCATCGAAAGTTCCGCATGTAACTAGCTTTGGTACGCTTGCCAGTTCAATCGAATACTATCAGAATAAATTCATCAAGAAGCAGGAACTTCCAGATGTTAACAGTGTTAAAGTACTGCCACTTCCGCTTCAGATTGACGAggataaattaaataaacttaaaagtTCACCAAACTCTGAAGAGCCTAATAGTTTTCAAcatcagcaacagcagcaacagcatCAAGTTCAAAACCCGCCCACCCCTCTTTACAATCAGTTCTCATACTTGTCGACCTTTCCCGGTGGCTCGGTTTTAAATCCCCCTCCAGGTACATCGCCTTCTCCTTGTCCGTCGACACCAACGAGTTCGCAGCAACCATCTGCCTACTATCCAATGTATCATAATGGTTTTCAGTTAGCCATAGCTCCGAATACTGTTCCTCCCCCGTTTACTCCTGTTCATTTCCCTCAAGGATCTTCTCAAACACCAAGTCCGTCGTCGTCACAGTCGCCCAGTCCGTATAATTTACTTACGAACTCTACTCTCGCAGCTGTAGCAACAACGGCTACGACTTCATCGACGACAGCAACAGAAACTCCtcaattacaacaacaattgattCAGGATTTTCCAAAGCCGGTCCGCGGTCGCCCTAGAAAACTCTATGCCGACAATAGTCTGCCACCAGATTTGCAGGAAGAAGCAATTCTGAGGCAGCAAAAAGCCAATTCTTTGCTCGAGCAAGAGATTAATCAAATGCTGGCCGTAGCAGCTGCAGCATCATCAACGACAACatcaaacaataacaacaacaatataaaGCAAGGTAGGCGCCGCGGACGTGGTCAAGAAACAGATGAAGAAAGACGAATACGATTAGACAGAATGGCTGCTCATCAGCGTGCTGTGCGCGCTAACGAGAGCCTAGATCAGCGAGAAATTCGACTGAGAAATTTGAGTGCTAGAGCACGCATGAAGCGTGCCCAAGTGCGAGCCACGGAAAACGAGAACGAACGAAAACAACGCCTTGCCAAACAGGCTGAATATGCTCGATTAAGAAGACTTCGGGCGCAAGCACCTGAAAATAAAAAGCTCATTGAGGAGCGTGCTAAACAATTGTACGCACAATTGCACAATTTGACAACAATGCCACAAGAATCAACACACGAACAGGAACTAACACTAAACAGCAGCacacaaaataatttaacaCAGGAGCAGCATAATTTAATTATGCTACAGCACCAACTCCATCCGACATCGTCGTCTTCtgcacaacaacaacagcaccatctacaacaacaaataaatgtTATTACTAATGGGGGCGGCGGTAATGGTGAGGAATTCGCAAAGAATCCTGGCAAGGATTTTGGTCAATCCGAAAATAACgatgtattaaaaattttagaacCCATTATAGTTATGAAAACTAAgtaa